A stretch of Lactuca sativa cultivar Salinas chromosome 6, Lsat_Salinas_v11, whole genome shotgun sequence DNA encodes these proteins:
- the LOC111882954 gene encoding plastidal glycolate/glycerate translocator 1, chloroplastic, whose translation MAATPSVSWNYLPKNYYQRSKIFSAGPCPISSKPPHKENPRNTSLKAFRNAQISSPITAHGSQYKFLQPGTQRTRSNRIVSLKSAGSDSSITSNLLQTALGVVHLVVSLGIILATDKYLKQAFVAAAIKFPSALFGMFCIFTVLVILDVTIPAAAKGLENFFEPALLFIQRWLPLFYVPSLVVLPLAIQDIPAASGVKICFILVGGWLASLAVAGYTAIAVRKMVKTEMVPAEPMAKPSAFSTLEVAAWSVISVASFAAALKYPELLGTNARTCLPFLLGSTVLGYMVGTGLPSGLKKVFHPIICCALAADLAAFAFGYFSKSGLYPILGYYLTKVSSNPGAGDILMGFLGSVILSFAFSMFKQRKLVKRHAAEIFTSISIATLFSLYSTALLGRLVGLEPTLTISILPRCITVALALSIVSLFEGANSSLTAAAVVVTGLIGANFVQAVLDKLKFDDPIARGIATASSAHGLGTAALSAKEPEALPFCAIAYGLTGIFGSLVCSVPAVRQSLLAIVNC comes from the exons ATGGCTGCCACCCCCTCTGTTTCCTGGAACTATCTCCCCAAGAACTACTATCAACGATCAAAGATATTCTCCGCTGGACCATGTCCCATTTCTTCAAAACCTCCACACAAAGAAAACCCAAGAAATACGTCGCTCAAGGCTTTTAGAAATGCCCAAATTTCTTCTCCAATTACAGCTCACGGATCTCAATACAAGTTTTTGCAACCGGGTACTCAAAGAACTAGGTCTAATCGAATCGTTTCGCTGAAATCCGCAGGCTCAGATAGCAGCATTACCTCCAATTTACTCCAAACT GCATTGGGAGTAGTGCATTTGGTTGTTTCACTTGGGATCATACTGGCAACAGATAAATACTTGAAACAAGCTTTCGTCGCCGCTGCTATTAAGTTCCCAAGTGCTCTTTTCGGGATGTTCTGTATATTCACTGTTCTTGTGATTCTCGATGTTACTATTCCAGCAGCTGCTAAGGGTCTGGAGAACTTCTTTGAACCTGCACTCTTGTTTATCCAAAGATGGCTGCCTCTGTTTTATGTCCCATCTTTGGTAGTTTTGCCTCTAGCTATTCAAGACATCCCCGCAGCTTCAGGAGTCAAAATCTGCTTCATTTTAG TTGGAGGGTGGCTGGCTTCACTTGCTGTTGCAGGATATACAGCTATAGCTGTTAGAAAAATGGTGAAAACAGAAATGGTTCCTGCAGAACCTATGGCAAAACCTTCAGCTTTTTCCACACTGGAGGTAGCTGCTTGGAGTGTGATTTCTGTTGCATCATTTGCTGCAGCCCTCAAGTACCCTGAATTACTTGGAACAAATGCTAGAACATGTTTGCCATTCTTGTTAGGATCAACTGTTTTAGGATACATGGTTGGCACTGG GTTACCATCTGGTCTGAAGAAGGTTTTTCACCCAATCATCTGTTGTGCATTAGCAGCAGATCTTGCAGCTTTTGCTTTTGGATATTTTTCCAAGTCTGGACTTTATCCAATTCTTG GATATTACCTTACAAAAGTGTCATCTAATCCTGGAGCTGGTGACATCTTAATGGGGTTTTTGGGATCAGTTATCCTCTCCTTTGCGTTCTCAATGTTCAAGCAAAGAAAG CTTGTTAAACGACATGCAGCCGAAATCTTCACATCTATCAGCATAGCAACTTTGTTCTCTTTGTATTCAACAGCACTTCTTGGAAGACTTGTTGGTTTAGAACCAACTCTCACCATATCAATCCTACCTAGATGTATAACTGTTGCACTTGCTCTCAGCATTGTCTCCCTTTTTGAAG GGGCCAATTCATCATTAACTGCTGCTGCTGTTGTTGTGACTGGTCTTATTGGAGCCAACTTTGTACAAGCAGTGCTGGATAAACTTAAATTTGATGACCCTATTGCCCGAGGAATTGCAACTGCATCTAG TGCACATGGACTGGGAACAGCAGCATTATCAGCAAAAGAACCGGAGGCTCTGCCATTTTGTGCCATAGCATATGGTCTAACAGGCATTTTTGGCTCCCTGGTTTGCTCAGTTCCAGCTGTCAGACAGAGCTTGCTTGCTATTGTTAATTGTTAA